A genomic segment from Fusarium fujikuroi IMI 58289 draft genome, chromosome FFUJ_chr04 encodes:
- a CDS encoding related to triose phosphate/3-phosphoglycerate/phosphate translocator yields MSADEKIRVSGETPRATTPVLPTVNPGLEKSQSARASVHPTFYVIAWIGFSSSVILFNKWLLDTLNFRYPVILTTYHLTFATVITQIMARWTPYLDGRKTVKMTARVYVRAVVPIGIFFSLSLICGNLTYLYLSVAFIQMLKATTPVAVLISGWILGVSAPNLKQFLNVSAIVVGVIIASMGEIHFVTVGVLFQMGGIIFEALRLTMVQRLLSSADYKMDPLVSLYYFAPICAVMNGVVALIWEIPRCSMAEVYHVGLFTFFLNGLCAFLLNVSVVFLIGKTSAVVLTLCGVLKDILLVIASMMIWGTQVTGLQFFGYSIALGGMVYYKLGYEQIKGHIADANRQWAEFGARKPILRKVTIIIATAFLIFTFFGGLAPGYSSEVDPTRLANEVSNRFGINDAQHV; encoded by the exons ATGTCGGCTGACGAAAAGATCCGCGTCTCGGGCGAGACGCCTCGTGCGACCACTCCTGTTCTTCCAACGGTTAACCCTGGTCTCGAGAAGTCCCAGTCTGCTCGCGCTTCAGTTCATCCTACTTTCTATGTTAT TGCATGGATTGGTTTTTCATCGTCCGTCATCTTGTTCAACAAATGGCTTCTCGATACGCTCAACTTCC GCTACCCCGTCATTCTAACGACCTACCACTTGACCTTCGCGACAGTCATCACTCAAATTATGGCGCGATGGACTCCTTACCTTGACGGCCGCAAGACCGTCAAGATGACAGCTCGCGTTTACGTCCGTGCCGTTGTTCCCATCGgtatcttcttcagcttgagTTTGATCTGCGGAAATTTGACATATCTGTACCTCTCTGTTGCTTTCatccagatgctcaaggctaCCACACCCGTCGCCGTTCTCATCTCTGGCTGGattcttggtgtttctgCTCCCAACCTCAAGCAGTTCCTCAATGTCTCCGCTATTGTTGTCGGTGTCATCATTGCTTCCATGGGCGAGATTCACTTCGTCACTGTTGGTGTGCTCTTCCAGATGGGCGGTATCATTTTTGAGGCTCTGCGACTTACCATGGTCCAGCGCCTGTTGAGCTCTGCTGACTACAAGATGGACCCTCTCGTCTCTCTGTACTATTTTGCTCCCATTTGCGCTGTCATGAACGGCGTGGTTGCTCTTATTTGGGAGATCCCCAGGTGCTCGATGGCCGAAGTTTACCACGTTGGTCTGTTCACCTTCTTCCTTAACGGTCTCTGCGCTTTCTTGCTCAATGTCTCTGTTGTATTCCTG ATTGGCAAGACTTCTGCTGTCGTCCTCACACTCTGCGGTGTTCTTAAGGATATTCTCCTGGTCATTGCctccatgatgatctggGGCACCCAGGTTACTGGTCTCCAATTCTTTGGTTACTCCATTGCTCTTGGTGGCATGGTCTACTACAAGCTCGGCTACGAGCAGATCAAGGGCCACATTGCTGATGCCAACCGACAGTGGGCTGAGTTTGGTGCTCGCAAGCCCATTCTCCGCAAGGTCACTATCATCATTGCTACCGCtttcctcatcttcaccttcttcGGTGGTCTTGCTCCCGGTTACTCCTCAGAGGTTGATCCCACCAGACTGGCCAATGAGGTGTCTAACCGTTTCGGCATCAACGATGCTCAGCACGTCTAG
- a CDS encoding probable 60S large subunit ribosomal protein — translation MKFLKVGRVAIITRGRYAGKKVVIIQPVDNGNKPHPFGHALVAGIERYPSKITRRMSKTRQEKRNKIKPFIKVINYNHLMPTRYTLELEGLKGAVSNDTFKEVSQREDAKKTVKKVLEERYTSGKNRWFFTPLSMLSHRCAIPLERSCMKARRVLLGFT, via the exons ATGAAGTTCCTCAAGGTCGGCCGagtcgccatcatcacccgCGGCAGATACGCCGGAAAGAAG GTTGTCATCATCCAGCCCGTTGACAACGGCAACAAGCCTCACCCTTTCGGTCACGCCCTGGTTGCCGGCATTGAGCGATACCCTTCCAAGATCACCCGCCGCATGTCCAAGACCCGCCAGGAGAAGCgaaacaagatcaagcctttcatcaaggtcatcaacTACAACCACTTGATGCCCACTCGCTACACCCTGGAGCTTGAGGGCCTCAAGGGCGCCGTCTCCAACGACACCTTCAAGGAGGTTTCCCAGCGCGAGGATGCCAAGAAGACGGTCAAGAAGGTGCTCGAGGAGCGATACACCAGCGGCAAGAACCGTTGGTTCTTCACCCCTCTCAGTATGTTATCCCATCGCTGCGCTATACCACTCGAGCGGAGCTGCATGAAAGCCCGCCGAGTACTCTTGGGATTTACATAA
- a CDS encoding probable 4-hydroxyphenylpyruvate dioxygenase, with product MSPSAVTNSPPQQATQPTTIPITSALDQADNTFAVQPPPNFTGYDHITWWVGNAKQAASYYTNLFGFKPIAYKGLETGSRYFASYVIENNDVRFVFTSPLRSEAHFPDDEPISKSDRKLLKEMYAHLERHGDAVKDVAFEVENVDGVYHKAVQEGAIAVQDPKVSKDKEHGSVSTAVICTYGDTTHTLISRQNYTGPFLPGYRIWKKHRATVSLPDVPLARIDHCVGNQSWNEMDSACAFYEQCLSFHRFWSVDDSQICTEFSALSSVVMASPNNIVKMPINEPALGKKKSQIEEYVIFNSGPGVQHIALLTPDIITAVSALRARGVEFIDVPPSYYTDMRHRLKTERRNWELKEEFETLERLNILIDYDEGGYLLQLFTKPLMDRPTVFIEIIQRNDFDGFGAGNFKSLFEAIEREQAERGNL from the coding sequence ATGTCCCCTTCTGCCGTCACCAACTCCCCTCCTCAGCAGGCAACTCAGCCTACTACTATTCCTATCACTTCTGCCCTCGACCAAGCAGACAACACTTTTGCGGTTCAGCCGCCCCCTAACTTCACCGGCTATGACCACATAACCTGGTGGGTTGGCAATGCCAAACAGGCTGCCTCATATTACACCAATCTTTTTGGCTTCAAGCCCATCGCATATAAGGGACTCGAGACTGGAAGCCGATACTTTGCCTCGTATGTCATTGAGAACAACGATGTCCGCTTCGTTTTCACCTCGCCTCTGCGATCAGAAGCTCATTTCCCAGACGACGAACCTATCTCCAAGTCGGACCGAAAACTTCTCAAGGAGATGTACGCTCATCTGGAACGCCATGGCGACGCCGTGAAGGATGTTGCCTTTGAGGTCGAGAATGTCGACGGAGTATATCACAAGGCGGTTCAGGAGGGTGCTATTGCTGTTCAAGACCCCAAGgtcagcaaggacaaggagcaTGGCTCCGTCTCCACAGCCGTCATATGCACATATGGTGACACCACCCATACCCTCATCTCCCGTCAAAACTACACGGGACCCTTCCTCCCTGGCTACCGAATCTGGAAGAAGCACAGGGCCACTGTGTCTCTGCCAGATGTTCCCCTAGCCCGCATCGACCACTGCGTTGGTAACCAGTCCTGGAACGAGATGGACTCGGCCTGCGCTTTCTACGAGCAGTGTCTGTCCTTCCACCGTTTTTGGTCTGTAGACGATTCACAGATCTGTACCGAGTTCTCAGCTCTGAGCTCCGTTGTCATGGCTTCACCAAACAACATTGTTAAGATGCCCATCAATGAGCCAGCtctcggcaagaagaagtccCAGATTGAGGAGTacgtcatcttcaactctggACCTGGCGTCCAGCATATTGCACTTCTAACTCCCGATATCATCACTGCCGTCTCAGCCCTACGCGCTCGTGGTGTTGAGTTCATCGACGTTCCACCTTCATATTACACTGACATGCGCCACCGTCTCAAGACAGAGCGTCGCAACTgggagctcaaggaggaatttgagactcttgagcGCCTCAACATCCTAATCGACTACGATGAGGGTGGTTACCTGCTTCAACTTTTCACCAAGCCCCTCATGGACCGACCCACAGTCTTCATTGAGATCATTCAGCGTAACGACTTCGACGGCTTCGGCGCTGGTAACTTTAAGAGCTTGTTCGAGGCTATTGAGCGTGAGCAAGCTGAGCGTGGCAACCTGTAA